The Candidatus Melainabacteria bacterium DNA segment CGTTAGCCTCAAAGAATTCTTCTGCACTTTTGTAGGTTTCAGAATATTTTTTAGTTTTTTCTATTGCGTTTAGTATTCCAAGAAGGTATAAAAGATCATTTCTTATACTTCTTAACATAAATTATGTCCTTTTTAGCCCGATGCAAAATTATTGGGTTTGTATATTGGTCTATTACAACATCAATTTTTTTTCCAATTTTTTTTTCTAAATCTTCTTTTATTTCAATTAGTTTGTTTTTGTTAGTAATATTCTCTAGTAAAAGATCTATATCATGTGCTGGTTCACCTCTTGCAAAAGATCCAAAGATTCCTATATTATCCACTCCTAGTAAATCAAAAATATTATTTTGATTTAAAAACAACTCAAAGTCTTTTATGCCTTGAAATTCTAATGTCAT contains these protein-coding regions:
- a CDS encoding nucleotidyltransferase domain-containing protein; translated protein: MTLEFQGIKDFELFLNQNNIFDLLGVDNIGIFGSFARGEPAHDIDLLLENITNKNKLIEIKEDLEKKIGKKIDVVIDQYTNPIILHRAKKDIIYVKKYKK